A stretch of the Nitratifractor salsuginis DSM 16511 genome encodes the following:
- the mtaB gene encoding tRNA (N(6)-L-threonylcarbamoyladenosine(37)-C(2))-methylthiotransferase MtaB yields the protein MSRQKVYFKTFGCRTNQFDTQVMMSRLKDFELCLEESEADVVVVNSCTVTNGADATVRGYINALRRRHPEVRVVLAGCGAHSKGEELLKQGKVHGVMGHSEKERINEILHRPEGFYEIGDLEHVDSTVVSEFVGKSRAFIKIQEGCNFRCSYCIIPFVRGNARSHDEEQILEQVRRLAANGFGEFILTGTNVGSYGRDRGTSLAKLLKRMSQIRGVRRIRIGSLEPIQIDAEFMELLAEPWMARHLHIALQHTSDRMLELMNRRNRYPEDLKLFETLAAKGYALGTDFIVGHPGEGEAEWREAMERIDVLPLTHIHAFTYSPREGTASTSLELPRPRGDVAKARHRELTEAIRQKNLRFRRSHNEGLTVLVETQRQDGLYQGFDQYYNKVLIESSEDLNNTWVYLAEVEAGERENHARFTL from the coding sequence ATGAGCCGCCAAAAGGTCTATTTCAAAACCTTCGGCTGCCGGACCAATCAGTTCGATACCCAGGTGATGATGAGCCGCCTGAAGGATTTCGAACTCTGTCTGGAAGAGAGCGAAGCGGATGTGGTGGTGGTCAACTCCTGCACCGTCACCAACGGCGCCGACGCCACGGTGCGGGGCTACATCAACGCTCTGCGGCGGCGTCATCCCGAGGTTCGGGTGGTCCTGGCGGGGTGCGGCGCCCACTCCAAAGGAGAAGAGCTTCTCAAACAGGGAAAGGTCCACGGGGTGATGGGCCATTCGGAGAAGGAGCGGATCAACGAGATCCTCCACCGCCCGGAGGGCTTCTACGAGATCGGGGACCTGGAGCATGTCGATTCGACGGTCGTGAGCGAATTCGTGGGCAAGAGCCGGGCCTTTATCAAGATTCAGGAGGGGTGCAATTTCCGCTGTAGCTACTGCATCATCCCCTTCGTGCGGGGCAATGCCCGCAGCCACGACGAGGAGCAGATCCTCGAGCAGGTGCGGCGCCTGGCGGCCAACGGCTTCGGGGAATTCATCCTCACCGGGACCAATGTCGGCAGCTACGGCCGGGACCGGGGCACTTCCCTGGCGAAACTGCTCAAACGGATGAGTCAGATCCGGGGGGTGCGGCGGATCCGGATCGGATCTTTGGAGCCGATCCAGATCGACGCGGAGTTTATGGAGCTGCTTGCTGAACCCTGGATGGCACGGCATCTTCATATCGCCCTGCAGCACACTTCCGATCGGATGCTGGAGCTGATGAACCGGCGCAACCGTTACCCCGAGGATCTGAAGCTCTTCGAAACCCTCGCCGCGAAAGGGTATGCCCTGGGGACCGATTTTATCGTGGGACATCCGGGAGAAGGGGAGGCGGAGTGGCGTGAAGCGATGGAGCGGATCGACGTGCTGCCCCTGACCCACATCCATGCCTTTACCTACTCTCCCAGAGAGGGGACCGCCTCCACGTCTCTGGAGCTTCCCCGTCCCCGGGGCGATGTGGCCAAGGCGCGGCACCGTGAGCTCACCGAGGCGATCAGACAGAAGAACCTCCGCTTCCGGCGCAGCCACAACGAAGGTTTGACGGTCCTCGTCGAGACGCAGCGGCAGGACGGCCTCTATCAGGGCTTCGATCAATATTACAACAAAGTGCTCATCGAGAGCTCCGAAGATTTGAACAACACCTGGGTCTACCTGGCCGAGGTGGAAGCCGGAGAGAGGGAGAACCATGCCCGATTTACGCTCTAA
- a CDS encoding mechanosensitive ion channel family protein produces the protein MKRLWIALLLTLSLLQAEDNVSTQAESNRTSATSQKVQASSPARSVSPAAQDRLNRLGMQLRTLTAQGSEGNVWTKIYSSYKTYEALRKRQDQLIREIFRLKHKPTLTPEEQKELEKEILERQTNVGKLQLLSEFQHDPFKKLLEPPETGDVPVIGNPFGIISAISYLKKLQSDRQLYEENFKSLEATINRLNRERKILREMLKYRPKDPEITRRLKEVSEALDTLQPTYEIFKTTREVYNKKIEEIRLKVNGEIRREAEKAATIGGIILFLFLLFLIFKRLIRKYMADKESFYTVNKVSNLLFITVILLVLLFAYIENVNYLVTILGFASAGIAIAMKDWFMSMMGWFVIVLGGSIHVGDRIKVVRNGTEYVGDVVDISLLRMTIQEDITLTTYMHNRRAGRIIFVPNNYIFTDMIANYSHAGLKTVWDGIDFTITFDSDGAKAASIAKEIAKKYSKGYTDITRKQLNKLRSSYHLKNTNVEPRVFTFMEEYGIRVSVWYLTNAFATLTLRSTISSEILQRIREEKEIALAYPTQAIYMQHPIPHAVRSEEPEPKAPATGASREEPL, from the coding sequence ATGAAGAGACTCTGGATCGCTCTGCTGCTCACCCTCTCGCTGCTGCAGGCCGAGGACAATGTCAGCACTCAGGCGGAAAGCAATCGCACATCTGCGACATCTCAGAAGGTTCAGGCAAGCTCCCCGGCCCGGTCGGTGAGCCCGGCGGCCCAGGACCGGCTCAATCGTCTCGGAATGCAGCTTCGCACTCTGACGGCTCAGGGGAGTGAAGGGAATGTTTGGACTAAGATCTACAGCAGCTACAAGACATACGAGGCGCTGAGAAAGCGTCAGGATCAGCTCATCCGGGAGATCTTTCGTCTAAAACACAAGCCGACTCTGACCCCCGAGGAGCAGAAAGAGCTGGAAAAAGAGATCCTGGAGCGTCAGACCAATGTAGGAAAACTCCAACTCCTTAGCGAATTCCAGCACGATCCCTTCAAAAAACTCCTGGAGCCCCCGGAGACGGGTGACGTTCCCGTCATCGGCAACCCTTTCGGGATCATTTCTGCCATCAGTTACCTCAAAAAGCTCCAGAGTGACCGGCAACTCTACGAAGAGAATTTCAAAAGCCTTGAAGCGACCATCAATCGTCTGAACCGGGAGCGAAAGATCCTTCGTGAAATGCTCAAATACCGTCCGAAGGACCCGGAGATCACCCGGCGTCTCAAAGAGGTCAGCGAAGCGCTCGACACCCTCCAACCTACCTATGAGATCTTCAAGACCACCCGGGAAGTCTACAACAAAAAGATCGAAGAGATCCGCCTCAAGGTCAACGGCGAAATCCGAAGGGAAGCCGAAAAGGCAGCCACCATCGGAGGGATCATCCTCTTCCTCTTCCTCCTCTTTCTGATTTTCAAGCGGCTGATCCGAAAATATATGGCGGACAAGGAGAGTTTCTATACCGTCAACAAAGTCTCCAACCTTCTCTTCATCACGGTGATTCTTCTGGTCCTCCTCTTCGCCTACATCGAAAATGTCAACTACCTGGTGACGATCCTGGGATTCGCCTCGGCGGGAATCGCCATCGCGATGAAAGATTGGTTCATGTCGATGATGGGATGGTTCGTCATCGTCCTGGGAGGAAGCATCCACGTCGGCGACCGGATCAAAGTGGTGCGCAACGGCACCGAGTATGTAGGGGATGTGGTGGATATCTCCCTGCTGCGCATGACGATCCAGGAGGATATCACCCTGACGACCTATATGCACAACCGGCGGGCGGGGCGGATCATCTTCGTGCCCAACAATTACATCTTCACCGATATGATCGCCAACTACTCCCACGCCGGGCTCAAGACGGTCTGGGACGGGATCGATTTCACCATCACCTTCGATTCCGACGGGGCCAAGGCAGCCTCCATCGCCAAAGAGATCGCCAAAAAGTATTCCAAAGGCTATACCGACATCACCCGCAAGCAGCTCAATAAGCTCCGAAGCTCATATCACTTGAAAAACACCAACGTCGAGCCGCGGGTCTTCACCTTTATGGAGGAGTACGGGATCCGGGTCAGCGTCTGGTACCTGACCAACGCCTTCGCCACCCTGACGCTGCGCAGCACGATCAGCAGCGAAATCCTCCAGCGCATCCGCGAAGAGAAGGAGATCGCTCTGGCCTATCCCACCCAAGCCATCTATATGCAGCATCCCATTCCCCACGCCGTCCGCAGTGAAGAGCCGGAGCCCAAGGCCCCGGCCACAGGGGCTTCCCGGGAGGAGCCGCTATGA
- the aroB gene encoding 3-dehydroquinate synthase, with protein sequence MIVPIEIRQPEFKRYDITIDTLPKLHYDRKVAIVTNTTVAPLHLARVMERLEAPQIEVIELPDGEEFKTMETVLSILDRLFEARYDRSSLLIALGGGVIGDMTGFASSLYQRGIGFVQMPTTLLSQVDASVGGKTGVNNRWGKNLVGAFYQPEAVYIDPAFLETLPEREYAAGIAEVVKMAVMFDRDFFDFLEKSDLKAPETAVEMIARSVSLKADVVNRDEKEAGVRAVLNYGHTFGHVIENETGYARYLHGEAVAIGMVMANELAVDLGQLSREEAERIRVLLEKWGLPTRYRVENPEAFYEHFFLDKKSRNNRIKFILPGGSIGSYVMRDDIPKAQVLKALERFRES encoded by the coding sequence ATGATCGTCCCTATTGAGATCCGTCAACCCGAGTTCAAACGCTACGACATCACCATCGACACGCTGCCGAAACTGCACTACGATCGCAAAGTGGCCATCGTAACTAACACCACGGTGGCCCCGCTGCATTTAGCCAGAGTGATGGAGCGGCTCGAAGCTCCGCAGATCGAAGTGATCGAGTTGCCCGACGGCGAAGAGTTCAAGACGATGGAGACGGTGCTGAGCATCCTCGATCGGCTTTTCGAGGCGCGCTACGACCGCAGTTCCCTGCTCATCGCCCTGGGGGGCGGGGTGATCGGGGATATGACCGGTTTCGCCTCCAGCCTCTATCAGCGGGGGATCGGCTTCGTGCAGATGCCCACCACGCTGCTCAGCCAAGTCGATGCCAGTGTCGGGGGCAAGACGGGGGTTAACAACCGCTGGGGCAAGAACCTCGTCGGCGCCTTCTATCAGCCCGAAGCGGTCTACATTGACCCCGCCTTTCTCGAGACACTGCCGGAGCGGGAGTACGCCGCCGGGATCGCTGAAGTGGTCAAGATGGCGGTGATGTTCGATCGGGATTTCTTCGACTTTCTCGAAAAGAGCGACCTCAAAGCGCCCGAGACCGCCGTGGAGATGATCGCCCGATCCGTCTCTCTCAAAGCCGATGTGGTCAACCGTGACGAGAAAGAGGCGGGAGTACGCGCCGTGCTCAACTACGGCCATACCTTCGGCCATGTCATCGAGAATGAGACCGGCTACGCCCGCTACCTGCATGGAGAAGCGGTCGCCATCGGGATGGTGATGGCCAACGAACTGGCCGTGGATCTGGGCCAGCTCAGCCGCGAAGAGGCGGAGCGGATCCGCGTACTGCTGGAGAAATGGGGCTTGCCCACCCGCTACCGGGTCGAGAATCCCGAAGCCTTCTACGAGCACTTTTTCCTGGACAAAAAGAGCCGCAACAACCGGATCAAATTCATTCTTCCCGGCGGGTCGATCGGAAGCTATGTCATGCGGGACGATATTCCCAAAGCCCAGGTCCTCAAAGCCCTGGAACGTTTCAGGGAGTCTTGA
- a CDS encoding COG3400 family protein, whose product MKHILILAQGLVAEEFVRIVNSKRIPDTAYTVVTPGEFAFPAKAQIPMERLSFDPTSYSKLRQLFNRQDFTMVFILLDTLEEAGESLKNIRRIDERIRVLLLDQWNAFGKLKQNNTQVINSNELLANQLYNHLPGVPVIARNVGLGEGEIMEVLVPFGSSFAYRHVGSIQQIKWRIAALYRDGKLILPNNATMIRPQDILLLVGRPQVLSNLYQRIQQRTGMFPEPFGRHLYLFLDLSRDKNEALGYLDQALYLVEKLKERELIVRVVNPGDFELIRQIKAKASERVDLRIDYTAENISEVLTGDIQRFDIGLIFLSTASIKREDLFEQVHDLKKLVYLFGRTPLPELKRAVILMGKQEEMEAISSTSFYVAETLELELCLCNFDPEGDFERGKAIEEHFENLSHIFHYPVKIEEQQVNPVRALAKMEGALQITPFVRRLKRRWRLPFLSTDVEHYLLEGLEHPKLLVPVEMG is encoded by the coding sequence ATGAAGCATATCCTTATTCTGGCCCAGGGCTTGGTGGCCGAAGAGTTCGTCCGGATCGTCAACAGCAAACGCATCCCCGATACCGCCTATACCGTCGTCACCCCGGGAGAATTTGCCTTCCCCGCCAAAGCCCAGATCCCTATGGAACGGCTCTCCTTCGATCCCACCAGCTACAGCAAACTCCGCCAACTCTTCAATCGGCAAGATTTCACGATGGTCTTCATCCTCCTCGATACCCTCGAAGAGGCGGGAGAATCCCTCAAAAACATCCGCCGGATCGACGAGCGTATCCGGGTGCTTCTGCTCGATCAGTGGAACGCCTTCGGCAAGCTCAAACAGAACAACACCCAGGTCATCAACAGCAATGAGCTCCTCGCCAATCAGCTCTACAACCATCTTCCCGGTGTCCCGGTCATCGCCCGCAACGTGGGCCTGGGGGAGGGGGAGATCATGGAAGTGCTCGTCCCCTTTGGCAGCTCCTTCGCCTATCGGCATGTCGGTTCGATCCAGCAGATCAAATGGCGTATCGCCGCCCTCTATCGTGACGGCAAACTGATCCTCCCCAACAACGCCACGATGATCCGTCCCCAGGATATTCTCCTCCTGGTGGGGCGTCCCCAGGTCCTGAGCAACCTCTATCAGCGCATCCAACAACGCACCGGAATGTTCCCCGAGCCCTTCGGCCGGCACCTCTATCTCTTCCTGGACCTTTCGCGTGACAAAAATGAAGCGTTGGGTTATTTGGACCAGGCCCTCTATCTTGTGGAGAAGCTCAAAGAGCGGGAATTGATCGTCCGGGTGGTCAATCCCGGGGATTTCGAGCTGATCCGTCAGATCAAAGCCAAAGCCTCCGAGCGGGTCGATCTTCGGATCGACTATACGGCAGAGAATATCTCCGAAGTGCTGACCGGGGATATCCAGCGTTTCGACATCGGCCTGATCTTCCTTTCGACGGCTTCGATCAAGCGGGAAGATCTCTTCGAACAGGTTCACGATCTGAAAAAGCTGGTTTACCTTTTCGGCAGGACACCGCTGCCCGAGCTCAAACGCGCCGTGATCCTGATGGGGAAACAGGAGGAGATGGAAGCGATCTCATCGACGAGTTTCTATGTCGCCGAGACCCTGGAGCTCGAACTCTGCCTTTGCAATTTCGATCCGGAAGGGGACTTCGAAAGAGGCAAGGCGATCGAAGAGCATTTCGAAAACCTCTCCCATATTTTCCACTACCCGGTGAAGATCGAAGAGCAGCAGGTCAACCCCGTGCGTGCCCTGGCCAAAATGGAAGGAGCGCTTCAGATCACCCCCTTCGTGCGGCGCCTGAAACGGCGTTGGCGACTCCCCTTTCTCTCCACGGATGTGGAGCACTATCTTCTCGAAGGGCTCGAACACCCTAAGCTTCTCGTGCCCGTAGAGATGGGTTAA
- the tgt gene encoding tRNA guanosine(34) transglycosylase Tgt: MQFRIDAQDGAARAATIQTAHSVIQTPVFMPVGTVGAVKALDALDLQNHLSPQIILGNTYHLYLRPGDEIVKAMGGLHGFTRFPKSFLTDSGGFQAFSLSDNVKIEEDGITFRSHIDGSKHHFTPQKVLDIQYNLGSDIMMILDDLVALPATRERIRESIERTTRWAQRSIDYHRRKQMEGIGVDQNIFAIIQGGTDKEFRKISATELCALDFDGFAIGGLSVGEANREMYDTVEWTTPFMPTDKPRYLMGVGTPEDLVENVERGVDMFDCVMPTRNARNGTLFTSFGKVTIKAARYATDEEPIDPECGCIVCRTYSRAYLRHLFRAKELTYFRLATIHNLYYYLDLMRQMREAILEGKFAEFKRKFYRKRDNG, encoded by the coding sequence ATGCAATTCCGTATAGACGCGCAGGACGGGGCCGCCAGAGCCGCGACGATCCAGACAGCCCATTCGGTGATCCAGACACCGGTTTTTATGCCCGTAGGCACCGTGGGAGCGGTCAAAGCCCTGGATGCTTTGGACCTGCAAAACCATCTCAGCCCCCAGATCATTCTGGGCAACACCTATCACCTCTATCTCCGGCCCGGCGACGAGATCGTCAAAGCGATGGGGGGATTGCACGGCTTCACCCGCTTCCCCAAAAGCTTCCTGACCGACAGCGGAGGGTTTCAAGCCTTCAGCCTCAGCGACAATGTCAAGATCGAAGAGGACGGCATCACCTTCCGCAGCCACATCGACGGCTCGAAACACCACTTCACCCCGCAGAAAGTCCTGGATATCCAGTACAACCTGGGTAGTGACATTATGATGATCCTCGACGACCTGGTCGCCCTCCCCGCCACCCGGGAGCGCATCCGGGAGAGCATCGAGCGGACGACCCGCTGGGCACAGCGCTCCATCGACTACCACCGCCGGAAACAGATGGAGGGCATCGGTGTCGATCAAAACATCTTCGCCATCATCCAAGGGGGCACCGACAAAGAGTTCCGCAAGATCTCTGCAACGGAGCTCTGCGCCCTGGACTTCGACGGTTTCGCCATCGGGGGGCTCAGCGTCGGTGAAGCCAACCGGGAGATGTACGATACCGTCGAGTGGACGACGCCTTTTATGCCCACGGACAAGCCCCGCTACCTGATGGGCGTGGGCACGCCGGAGGATCTGGTGGAGAATGTGGAACGTGGTGTGGATATGTTCGACTGCGTCATGCCCACCCGCAACGCCCGCAACGGGACCCTCTTCACCAGCTTCGGCAAGGTCACCATCAAAGCCGCCCGCTACGCCACCGACGAAGAGCCCATCGACCCGGAGTGCGGCTGTATCGTCTGCCGCACCTACTCCCGGGCTTATCTGCGCCACCTCTTCCGGGCCAAAGAGCTCACCTACTTCCGCCTGGCGACGATCCACAATCTCTATTACTATCTCGACCTGATGCGTCAGATGCGCGAAGCGATCCTGGAGGGGAAATTCGCGGAATTCAAACGGAAGTTTTACCGAAAACGCGACAACGGTTGA
- a CDS encoding pseudouridine synthase — MERTLKNSPKLLALHKPKGYVVTRSDELGRKTVYDLLPDWAFENGWMPVGRLDMDSKGLLLFTTDGKIGDALTRPGNCKKVYEIWVRGYVTDEHIAAAKKGVESKQGLLKALSVEKLGTGGAKTKLRVVIDEGKNRHIRRLFGALKDPKFSTPLKVLDLKRVRIGTFDLDIESGQWRFLTKEEEKRLLDGLI; from the coding sequence ATGGAAAGGACGCTAAAAAATTCGCCAAAATTGCTGGCCCTCCACAAACCCAAGGGCTATGTGGTCACCCGCTCTGACGAATTGGGCCGAAAAACGGTCTATGACCTATTGCCCGATTGGGCGTTCGAAAATGGGTGGATGCCTGTGGGCCGCCTGGATATGGACTCCAAGGGGCTCTTGCTCTTCACCACCGACGGAAAGATCGGCGATGCCCTCACCCGGCCCGGAAATTGCAAAAAGGTCTATGAGATCTGGGTGAGAGGCTATGTGACCGATGAACACATCGCGGCAGCCAAAAAGGGTGTGGAAAGCAAACAGGGCTTGCTCAAAGCACTCTCCGTTGAGAAGCTTGGTACCGGCGGCGCAAAGACCAAACTCCGAGTCGTCATCGACGAAGGAAAGAACCGCCACATCCGCCGCCTCTTCGGAGCGTTGAAAGATCCCAAATTTTCAACGCCATTAAAGGTCCTCGATCTCAAACGCGTCCGCATCGGAACTTTCGATCTCGATATCGAAAGCGGTCAGTGGCGTTTTCTTACTAAGGAAGAAGAGAAGAGGCTGCTGGATGGTTTGATCTGA
- a CDS encoding type I restriction endonuclease subunit R produces the protein MMNNLTTENTFECAIVDALCKDGGYRQIEGSDYSAEIGMFKEEVIAFLRETQPKRWEKISAIHGEDVEKRVLARLYKELDLRGSLDVLRNGFTDYGVKFRMAYFAPESRLNPETIALYEQNRLAVARQVYFSRKDKKSIDLVIVLNGIPVLTIELKNHFTGQSTDDAKRQYRNTRDPKELLFAFKKRALVHFALDDEEVYMSTKIEGNKTFWLPFNKGYNNGAGNPPNDDGYKTEYFWKEILQRDSLLEIIGRFIHLQKEEITVEGRIYTKEKMIFPRYHQLDAVRLLRNRARKEGAGQNYLIQHSAGSGKSNTIAWLAYRLSSLHDEQDERVFDSVIVITDRRVLDKQLQDTIYQFEHKTGVVRKIDKDSTQLAESISRGIPIIITTLQKFPYILEKVGDIPGRNYAVLIDEAHSSQGGEASKKMKEVLGMPVLDEVTKEDEYDDEDRINDMVAKSAKARGKQSNLSFFAFTATPKEKTLSIFGETGDDGKPRPTHLYSMRQAIEEGFILDVLQNYTTYERFVKITKAIEEDPKVNKKKAAKAIRSFIDLHPHNIAQKTEVIIEHFRSVVAHKIGGKAKAMVVTSSRLHAKRYFEAFEAYIEEKGYEQELKVLVAFSGKIIDPEDLTYPDGVSEPQLTGYGEKELPEVFKKDEYRILIVADKYQTGFDQPLLHTMYIDKKLSGVKAVQTLSRLNRIAPGKEDTFVLDFINDRETILKSFQDYYEVTSIEEDNDPNHLYDLKNTLDAFQVYWPSEVEALAHIYFDPAYQHNARMQSKLYALIDPAVDRFNVLDEEQQDSFKKSLRTWTKLYSYFSQVMPFWDAEFEKFYAYAKLLLKKLPKKELGESLQFEDELALEYYRLEKIKEGRLELQKGEEGVLQGISEAGLHREKDEKEALSEIIKILNERFGTEFEEADRLFFEQIEEDLVADETLQKQAKVNKLDTFKYAFNDMFTDKLIERMDQNQDIFEKILEDKDFGELVKGMMMKSVYRRLKDMK, from the coding sequence ATGATGAACAATTTAACGACTGAAAATACCTTTGAGTGTGCTATCGTAGATGCACTCTGCAAAGATGGTGGATACCGGCAGATAGAAGGAAGTGACTATAGCGCTGAGATCGGAATGTTCAAAGAGGAGGTGATCGCCTTTTTGCGTGAGACACAGCCTAAACGCTGGGAGAAGATCTCTGCCATTCACGGAGAGGATGTCGAGAAACGTGTCTTGGCGCGCCTCTACAAAGAGCTTGACTTGCGAGGCAGTCTCGATGTCCTGCGCAACGGTTTTACCGACTATGGCGTCAAATTTCGTATGGCCTATTTCGCGCCGGAAAGCCGACTTAATCCCGAGACGATCGCCCTGTATGAACAAAACAGACTTGCCGTTGCAAGACAGGTCTACTTCAGCCGCAAAGACAAAAAGTCGATCGATCTGGTTATCGTTCTCAACGGCATACCGGTATTGACCATAGAACTCAAAAACCATTTTACCGGGCAGAGTACGGACGATGCCAAAAGGCAGTACCGAAACACCCGTGACCCCAAAGAGTTGCTGTTTGCTTTCAAAAAGCGGGCATTGGTGCATTTTGCTCTCGATGACGAAGAGGTCTATATGAGCACCAAAATCGAAGGCAACAAAACCTTCTGGCTCCCTTTTAACAAAGGCTACAACAACGGAGCCGGAAATCCACCAAACGATGACGGATACAAAACGGAGTATTTCTGGAAAGAGATATTACAGCGCGATAGCCTGCTGGAGATCATTGGCAGGTTTATCCACCTGCAAAAAGAGGAGATCACTGTTGAGGGACGCATCTATACCAAGGAGAAGATGATCTTCCCGAGGTACCATCAACTCGATGCTGTACGACTCCTGCGTAACCGTGCACGTAAGGAGGGAGCCGGGCAGAACTATCTCATACAGCACTCTGCCGGATCGGGAAAGAGCAATACCATCGCCTGGCTGGCCTACCGCCTCTCCAGCCTACATGACGAACAGGATGAACGTGTCTTTGACTCGGTGATCGTCATCACCGACAGACGGGTACTGGATAAACAACTACAAGATACCATCTATCAGTTTGAACACAAAACAGGCGTCGTGCGAAAGATCGACAAAGACAGCACTCAGCTAGCCGAATCGATATCGAGAGGTATCCCCATCATCATCACGACACTTCAGAAATTCCCCTATATACTTGAAAAAGTCGGTGACATACCGGGGCGAAACTATGCCGTTTTGATCGACGAGGCTCACAGCTCCCAGGGGGGAGAAGCGAGTAAAAAGATGAAGGAAGTCCTCGGGATGCCTGTACTTGATGAAGTGACGAAAGAGGATGAATATGATGATGAAGATCGTATCAACGACATGGTGGCAAAATCTGCAAAAGCCCGAGGAAAACAGTCCAACCTCTCCTTTTTTGCATTCACTGCCACACCCAAGGAGAAGACGCTATCGATTTTCGGAGAGACAGGGGATGATGGCAAACCAAGGCCGACACATCTCTACTCGATGAGACAGGCGATCGAAGAGGGATTCATCCTCGATGTATTGCAAAACTACACGACTTATGAGCGTTTTGTCAAGATTACAAAAGCGATCGAAGAGGATCCAAAAGTCAACAAAAAAAAGGCGGCTAAAGCGATACGGTCGTTCATCGATCTGCACCCCCATAATATCGCGCAAAAAACAGAAGTGATAATCGAACATTTTCGTAGTGTTGTCGCTCACAAGATCGGCGGTAAAGCCAAGGCGATGGTCGTTACCTCTTCACGGCTTCACGCCAAACGCTATTTTGAAGCTTTTGAAGCATATATCGAAGAAAAAGGGTACGAACAAGAGCTAAAAGTGCTTGTGGCTTTTTCCGGCAAGATTATCGATCCTGAAGATTTGACATACCCTGATGGTGTTTCTGAACCTCAACTGACAGGGTATGGTGAAAAAGAACTCCCCGAAGTTTTCAAAAAAGATGAGTACCGTATCTTGATCGTGGCCGATAAATACCAGACTGGTTTCGACCAGCCACTGCTACATACAATGTATATCGATAAAAAGCTCTCGGGAGTCAAAGCGGTACAAACCCTCTCACGGCTCAACCGTATAGCACCCGGTAAAGAGGATACCTTTGTACTTGACTTCATCAATGATCGAGAGACAATTCTCAAATCGTTTCAAGATTACTATGAAGTCACGTCGATCGAAGAAGACAACGACCCTAACCACCTGTATGATCTCAAAAATACGTTGGATGCTTTTCAGGTATATTGGCCTTCAGAAGTAGAGGCACTGGCACATATCTATTTCGACCCCGCTTATCAGCATAATGCCAGAATGCAATCAAAACTCTATGCACTGATCGATCCCGCAGTAGATAGATTTAATGTTTTGGATGAGGAACAGCAGGATAGTTTCAAAAAATCTCTGAGAACTTGGACAAAACTTTATAGTTATTTTTCACAGGTTATGCCTTTTTGGGATGCGGAGTTTGAGAAATTTTACGCCTATGCCAAACTCCTGCTGAAAAAACTTCCAAAAAAAGAGTTGGGTGAGAGTTTGCAATTTGAAGATGAATTGGCACTGGAGTATTATCGTCTCGAAAAGATTAAGGAGGGTCGTCTGGAGTTACAAAAGGGCGAAGAGGGTGTCTTACAGGGAATTAGTGAAGCAGGACTCCACAGAGAAAAAGATGAGAAAGAGGCACTTTCGGAGATTATCAAGATTCTCAATGAGCGCTTTGGTACAGAATTTGAAGAAGCCGATCGACTTTTCTTTGAACAGATAGAAGAAGATCTCGTTGCCGATGAGACATTGCAAAAACAGGCTAAGGTCAATAAACTGGATACATTCAAATATGCCTTTAATGATATGTTTACAGATAAACTCATAGAACGAATGGATCAAAATCAGGATATATTTGAGAAGATTCTTGAAGATAAGGATTTTGGTGAACTTGTTAAAGGAATGATGATGAAGAGTGTGTATAGAAGGTTGAAAGACATGAAATAA
- a CDS encoding restriction endonuclease subunit S, which translates to MEKSGGGEKQTVGRVIQNDLDERAVYSNFIGKLFTNKKMIDNRFLLYYFTALYSFRVNTRSIKQTTGIQNLDIGSYLNENIAIPTDIKEQQTIAKFLDRKTVEIDTLIAQKERLLDLYEEEKRAVINYAVTKGIDPDVPMKKSGIPWLGEIPEHWDVKRLKFIGEAIIDLTYKPEEIVYDKSGKLVLRSSNIQNNKLSLKDCVYVETSIPEKLLLKKGT; encoded by the coding sequence ATCGAGAAATCAGGAGGAGGCGAGAAACAAACTGTCGGTCGTGTTATACAAAATGATTTGGATGAAAGAGCAGTTTATTCTAATTTTATAGGAAAACTATTCACCAATAAAAAAATGATCGACAATAGGTTTCTCCTGTATTATTTCACAGCCTTGTATTCTTTTAGGGTTAATACTAGATCTATCAAACAGACAACTGGAATTCAAAATCTTGATATAGGAAGTTATCTTAATGAAAATATTGCAATTCCAACAGATATTAAAGAACAACAAACCATCGCAAAATTTCTTGATCGGAAAACAGTAGAGATCGATACGCTGATCGCCCAGAAAGAGCGTTTGCTTGATCTCTATGAAGAGGAGAAGCGTGCCGTCATTAACTATGCCGTCACCAAAGGAATCGACCCCGATGTTCCGATGAAAAAGAGCGGTATTCCATGGCTTGGGGAGATACCGGAGCATTGGGATGTGAAGCGATTAAAATTTATTGGTGAAGCAATTATTGATTTAACATATAAACCTGAAGAAATTGTATATGATAAATCTGGGAAATTGGTATTAAGATCATCAAATATACAAAATAATAAATTGAGTCTTAAAGATTGTGTTTATGTAGAAACAAGTATTCCAGAAAAATTATTATTGAAAAAAGGGACCTAA